One Methylobacterium oryzae DNA window includes the following coding sequences:
- a CDS encoding CCA tRNA nucleotidyltransferase, translating to MSRALDPAGLAALLERPGVRRVLAALDAPGAETRLIGGCVRDALLGAPTADIDMATTHRPEAVMRAAQRAPGLKAVPTGIEHGTITLVTEDGPIEVTTLREDVETDGRHAVVRFGSDFLRDAERRDFTVNTLSLGADGTLHDPVGGRPDLTAGRVRFIGDPATRIREDALRILRFFRFHARFGAGAPDAAALAACVAARDSLDRLSRERVRAEFLKLLAAPGGAAMVTTLSTTGLLPRITGGVGELGRLERAAAAGLPPVTRLAALAVGARHDADRLRDRLRLSKNEHGQLLGYAAALANLHGCAVLDAVAARALAAEHGLSCLADALAILAGEPRPAVTEAARAALRALEGEGESPAFPLAGADLVAAGVAPGPGIGRGLAAARRIWLERGCPTDAAARADLLARALESAR from the coding sequence GTGAGCCGCGCCCTCGATCCGGCGGGGCTGGCGGCCCTGCTCGAACGCCCGGGCGTCCGCCGCGTCCTCGCGGCCCTGGACGCGCCGGGCGCGGAGACCCGCCTGATCGGCGGCTGCGTCCGCGACGCGCTCCTCGGCGCGCCGACCGCCGACATCGACATGGCGACGACGCACCGGCCCGAGGCGGTGATGCGGGCGGCGCAGCGGGCGCCCGGCCTCAAGGCGGTGCCGACCGGCATCGAGCACGGCACCATCACGCTGGTGACCGAGGACGGGCCGATCGAGGTCACGACCCTGCGCGAGGACGTCGAGACCGACGGGCGTCACGCCGTCGTCCGCTTCGGCAGCGACTTCCTCCGCGACGCCGAGCGCCGCGACTTCACCGTCAACACGCTCTCCCTCGGCGCCGACGGAACCCTGCACGACCCGGTGGGCGGCCGGCCCGACCTGACGGCCGGGCGGGTGCGCTTCATCGGCGACCCGGCGACCCGGATCCGCGAGGACGCGCTGCGGATCCTGCGCTTCTTCCGCTTCCATGCGCGGTTCGGAGCCGGCGCGCCAGACGCCGCGGCCCTGGCGGCCTGCGTGGCCGCGCGGGACAGCCTGGACCGGCTCTCTCGCGAGCGCGTGCGCGCGGAATTCCTGAAGTTGCTCGCGGCCCCCGGCGGCGCGGCCATGGTGACGACGCTGAGCACGACCGGGCTGCTGCCGCGGATCACCGGCGGCGTCGGGGAGCTCGGGCGGCTGGAACGGGCCGCAGCCGCGGGCCTGCCTCCGGTGACGCGCCTCGCGGCCCTCGCCGTCGGCGCTCGGCACGACGCCGACCGGCTGCGCGACCGGCTACGCCTGTCGAAGAACGAGCACGGGCAGCTGCTCGGCTACGCCGCGGCGCTGGCCAATCTCCACGGATGCGCGGTGCTGGACGCGGTCGCGGCGCGGGCCCTGGCGGCGGAGCACGGCCTGTCGTGCCTGGCCGACGCGCTGGCGATCCTGGCCGGAGAGCCGCGGCCCGCCGTGACGGAGGCGGCGCGGGCGGCCCTGCGGGCCCTGGAGGGGGAAGGGGAGTCGCCGGCCTTTCCCCTGGCGGGGGCGGATCTCGTCGCGGCCGGGGTGGCGCCGGGGCCCGGGATCGGGCGCGGGTTGGCCGCGGCGCGGAGGATCTGGCTGGAGCGGGGCTGCCCGACGGACGCGGCAGCGCGGGCCGACCTGCTGGCGCGGGCGCTGGAGAGCGCCCGCTGA
- a CDS encoding DUF6111 family protein — MLRRILEEFGLFLIPFALFLVYLLLSGRNPLRRVHWDAHLFRLVLAGLAVVIGTLVYEGLFSERRPGGYVPTHMENGRLVPGGFR; from the coding sequence ATGCTCCGCCGCATCCTCGAAGAGTTCGGCCTCTTCCTCATCCCCTTCGCGCTGTTCCTCGTCTACCTGCTGCTGTCCGGCCGCAATCCCCTGCGCCGGGTACACTGGGACGCGCACCTGTTCCGCTTGGTCCTGGCCGGGCTGGCGGTGGTGATCGGCACCCTCGTCTACGAGGGCCTGTTCTCGGAGCGCCGTCCCGGGGGCTACGTGCCGACCCACATGGAGAACGGCCGCCTCGTACCCGGTGGCTTCCGGTGA
- a CDS encoding CoA pyrophosphatase, with amino-acid sequence MSDPLADFLARAAAGLSPDPPGPDDPTSNPRGDHSLDPDGTAVIPPPPHRRAAVLVAVVPRADGPTLILTMRAANLRDHSGQVALPGGKIDPSDPGPADAALREAYEEIGLPPEAVRFLGYLDPYLSGTGFLVTPVIGLVDPGAVLTPNPDEVADVFEVPLPFLMDPERYRLRSRAWQGRERWFYALTFGERLIWGVTAGILNNLRERLYPEAEPGDADRAAR; translated from the coding sequence GTGAGCGACCCGCTCGCCGACTTCCTCGCCCGCGCCGCCGCCGGCCTGTCGCCGGACCCGCCCGGACCGGACGATCCGACCTCCAATCCCCGGGGCGACCACAGCCTCGATCCGGACGGGACGGCCGTGATCCCGCCGCCGCCGCACCGCCGGGCCGCCGTCCTCGTGGCGGTCGTGCCGCGCGCGGACGGTCCGACCCTGATCCTGACGATGCGGGCCGCCAACCTGCGCGACCATTCCGGGCAGGTGGCGCTGCCGGGGGGCAAGATCGATCCCTCCGATCCCGGGCCTGCGGACGCGGCCCTGCGGGAGGCCTACGAGGAGATCGGGCTGCCGCCCGAGGCGGTGCGGTTCCTCGGCTATCTCGACCCATACCTCTCGGGCACCGGCTTCCTCGTGACGCCGGTCATCGGCCTGGTCGATCCCGGCGCGGTCCTGACGCCGAACCCGGACGAGGTGGCCGACGTCTTCGAGGTACCGCTCCCGTTCCTCATGGACCCGGAGCGCTACCGCCTGCGCTCCCGCGCGTGGCAGGGCCGCGAGCGCTGGTTCTACGCCTTGACCTTCGGCGAGCGGCTGATCTGGGGCGTCACCGCCGGGATCCTGAACAATCTGCGGGAACGGCTCTACCCGGAGGCGGAGCCGGGCGACGCCGACCGCGCGGCGCGTTAG
- a CDS encoding DUF1285 domain-containing protein, with protein MSEDPAPDPTLSRLSAALGDLPKRGLPPVERWDPPYCGAIDIRIAADGTWFHNGSPIRRDKLVKLFATILRREPDGRTVLVTPVESVGITVDDAAFVAVEMAVDGSGADRRVSFRTNVDDLVSVDADHTLRFEEAPDGALKPYLHVRRGLWALVTRALTYDLVDLAEERLVDGKPWLGLWAGGAFHSIAPVAAA; from the coding sequence ATGAGCGAGGATCCCGCCCCCGACCCGACCTTGAGCCGCCTCAGCGCGGCCCTCGGGGATCTGCCGAAGCGCGGGCTGCCGCCGGTGGAGCGGTGGGACCCACCCTATTGCGGCGCCATCGACATCCGCATCGCCGCGGACGGGACGTGGTTCCACAACGGCTCGCCGATCCGACGGGACAAGCTGGTCAAGCTCTTCGCCACCATCCTGCGGCGCGAGCCGGACGGCCGGACCGTCCTGGTCACGCCGGTGGAGAGCGTGGGCATCACCGTGGACGACGCGGCCTTCGTGGCCGTCGAGATGGCGGTGGACGGGAGCGGGGCGGACCGGCGGGTCTCGTTCCGGACCAACGTCGACGACCTAGTGAGCGTCGACGCCGACCACACCCTCCGCTTCGAGGAGGCGCCGGACGGGGCGCTGAAGCCCTACCTCCATGTCCGCCGCGGGCTGTGGGCGCTCGTGACCCGGGCGCTCACCTACGACCTCGTGGACCTCGCCGAGGAGCGTCTGGTCGACGGGAAGCCCTGGCTCGGCCTGTGGGCCGGCGGCGCCTTCCACTCGATCGCGCCGGTCGCCGCCGCGTGA
- a CDS encoding SMP-30/gluconolactonase/LRE family protein — translation MRPSRTDASGIAGERESIPRSRRTILAGLGALAVTAGDAAARPEPPSTVTSPPRDFRPGAAPTTYFTDPDIVTVDPAFEPYIVPNSAIRRLWTGALWAEGPAWNSVGRYLVWSDIPNNRQMRWLEEDGHVSTFRMPSNNSNGNSFDRQGRQLTCEHATGRVVRYELDGSATVLADSFEGKPLNSPNDVIQHPDGAYWFSDPPYGALLYEGLPDVAGGPSNRQGHLDPRLGQPAGTVPRRRELPNAVYRIDPSGRVDRVLTDDEVPDPNGLCFSPDHRTLYVCSTGKGPGDTGPGGKGEIYAFDVGAGAALSNKRLFSDCVVDGVKCGPDGLRTDVDGNLWVSSNAGRAVGYNGVTVWTPQGKLIGRIRLPEVCGNLTFGGPKRNRLFMAASQSLYALTVNTQGAGPA, via the coding sequence ATGCGACCGTCGCGGACCGACGCATCCGGGATCGCGGGTGAACGCGAGTCGATTCCGCGATCCCGGCGCACGATCCTCGCGGGCCTGGGGGCCCTGGCCGTCACTGCCGGCGACGCGGCGGCCCGACCGGAACCGCCCAGCACGGTGACGAGCCCGCCGCGCGACTTCCGGCCTGGCGCCGCCCCGACCACCTACTTCACCGATCCGGACATCGTCACGGTCGACCCGGCGTTCGAGCCCTACATCGTGCCCAACAGCGCCATCCGCCGGCTCTGGACCGGCGCCCTCTGGGCGGAGGGACCGGCCTGGAACTCGGTCGGCCGTTACCTCGTCTGGAGCGACATCCCGAACAACCGGCAGATGCGCTGGCTGGAGGAGGACGGGCACGTCTCCACCTTCCGGATGCCGAGCAACAACTCCAACGGCAACAGCTTCGATCGCCAGGGGCGACAGCTTACCTGCGAGCACGCCACCGGGCGGGTCGTCCGCTACGAGCTCGACGGCTCGGCGACGGTCCTGGCCGATTCGTTCGAGGGCAAGCCGCTCAACTCGCCCAACGACGTCATCCAGCACCCGGACGGCGCCTACTGGTTCTCCGATCCGCCCTACGGGGCGCTTCTCTACGAGGGCCTGCCCGACGTCGCCGGCGGCCCGAGCAACCGGCAGGGCCATCTCGATCCGCGGCTCGGCCAGCCCGCCGGGACCGTCCCGCGGCGACGCGAGCTCCCGAACGCGGTCTACCGCATCGACCCGTCCGGCCGGGTCGACCGGGTTCTGACCGACGACGAGGTGCCCGACCCCAACGGCCTGTGCTTCTCGCCCGATCACCGGACGCTCTACGTCTGCTCCACCGGCAAGGGTCCCGGGGATACCGGACCCGGCGGCAAGGGCGAGATCTATGCCTTCGACGTCGGGGCCGGGGCGGCGCTCTCGAACAAGCGCCTCTTCTCGGACTGCGTCGTCGACGGGGTGAAATGCGGGCCCGACGGCCTGCGGACCGACGTCGACGGCAATCTCTGGGTGTCGAGCAATGCCGGCCGGGCCGTGGGCTACAACGGCGTCACCGTCTGGACGCCCCAGGGCAAGCTCATCGGTCGGATCCGCCTGCCGGAAGTGTGCGGGAATCTGACCTTCGGCGGCCCCAAGCGCAACCGCCTGTTCATGGCGGCGAGCCAGTCGCTCTACGCCCTGACGGTGAATACCCAGGGCGCCGGGCCGGCCTAG
- a CDS encoding PaaI family thioesterase, which yields MTNDTDAHDPAAHDPSAEGWTPVEDKGFIAHVGPLHVRGADGAYAFRADQKHANLIGVVHGGMLMSFADRALGETAMRAAGGANCVTIQLEMKFIDVGRLGDWIEIRPQVVKRTGSLVFMRGDVRDGTRLLASADGVWKILRRRPD from the coding sequence ATGACGAACGACACGGATGCCCACGACCCCGCCGCCCACGACCCCTCCGCCGAAGGCTGGACGCCGGTGGAGGACAAGGGCTTCATCGCCCATGTCGGGCCGCTGCACGTCCGCGGCGCGGACGGCGCCTACGCCTTCCGGGCCGATCAGAAGCACGCCAACCTGATCGGCGTGGTCCACGGCGGCATGCTGATGAGCTTCGCCGACCGCGCCCTCGGCGAGACCGCGATGCGCGCCGCCGGGGGCGCCAACTGCGTGACCATCCAGCTGGAGATGAAGTTCATCGATGTCGGCCGACTCGGCGACTGGATCGAGATCCGGCCGCAGGTCGTCAAGCGCACGGGCTCCCTGGTGTTCATGCGCGGCGACGTCCGCGACGGCACACGTCTCCTCGCCTCGGCGGACGGCGTCTGGAAGATCCTGAGGCGCCGTCCCGATTGA
- the hrpB gene encoding ATP-dependent helicase HrpB codes for MAGPAPVLPIEAALPDLRRALAARNAAVLVAPPGAGKTTRVPLDLLAVPWLDGRKIVLLEPRRLAARAAAARMAQTLGEPVGGTVGLRVRLGSKISGRTRIEVVTEGVFTRMILDDPELSGVGAVLFDEFHERSLDADLGLALALDAQGGLREDLRILVMSATLDGARVARLMGDAPVVASEGRAFPVETRYAERDPNRRIEDSVAEVTLRALRADPGSILVFLPGQAEIRRTADLLAEKVGPDVQLAPLYGALTPAEQDRAVAPASAGTRKVVLATSIAETSLTIEGVRIVVDSGLARVPVYEPGLGLTRLVTARASRASVDQRRGRAGRTEPGLCWRLWSEAGTNALEPFTRPEILSSDLAGLLLDCAAWGVTDPGALAFLDPPPAPALAEARALLSELGALDADGRLTPVGARLRALPLPPRLARMVTVAAGTGQARAAADLAAVLVERGLGGDGVDLDDRVERFLRDRGGRAADMRRLAENWARNAGATGPASPDAGPAAAGPLLALAYPDRVARARGREGEFVMASGRAGRLDPASPLARETHLVVADLAGSAGNARILAAAAIGTEAIERLFADRIESRTEIAFDPQAAALRARAVRRLGAVSLGSRPLPVPPDTDSAAILARGIADLGIDRLPWTQALAQWRARVTFLHAADGVAWPDLSDDALARTAETWLAPALVGRAALASVTASDLADALQALLPWDLRARLDAEAPTHVEVPTGSRIPVDYTAEEPALAVRVQELFGLDRHPRAGGRPLVLHLLSPAQRPIQITRDLPGFWRGSWAAVRSEMRGRYPRHPWPEDPLSEAPTRRAKPRET; via the coding sequence ATGGCCGGTCCCGCACCCGTGCTGCCGATCGAGGCGGCGCTCCCCGATCTGCGCCGCGCGCTCGCCGCGCGGAACGCCGCCGTCCTGGTGGCGCCCCCCGGCGCCGGCAAGACGACGCGCGTGCCCCTCGACCTGCTCGCGGTGCCCTGGCTTGACGGGCGCAAGATCGTCCTGCTGGAGCCGCGCCGCCTCGCGGCCCGGGCCGCCGCCGCGCGGATGGCCCAGACTTTGGGCGAACCGGTCGGCGGCACGGTCGGCCTGCGGGTCCGCCTCGGCTCGAAGATCTCGGGCCGCACGCGGATCGAGGTCGTCACCGAGGGTGTCTTCACCCGGATGATCCTGGACGATCCGGAACTGTCCGGGGTCGGAGCCGTCCTGTTCGACGAGTTCCACGAGCGCTCCCTCGACGCCGATCTCGGCCTCGCGCTGGCGCTCGACGCGCAGGGCGGCCTGCGGGAAGACCTGCGGATCCTCGTCATGTCGGCGACCCTCGACGGCGCCCGGGTCGCGCGGCTGATGGGCGACGCCCCGGTCGTGGCCTCCGAGGGGCGCGCCTTCCCGGTGGAGACCCGCTACGCGGAGCGCGATCCGAACCGGCGGATCGAGGACTCGGTCGCCGAGGTCACTTTGCGCGCCCTGCGGGCGGATCCGGGCTCGATCCTGGTGTTCCTGCCCGGGCAGGCCGAGATCCGCCGGACCGCCGACCTGCTGGCCGAGAAGGTCGGACCCGACGTGCAGCTCGCGCCGCTCTACGGCGCGCTGACGCCCGCCGAGCAGGACCGCGCCGTCGCGCCGGCCTCCGCCGGCACCCGGAAGGTCGTCCTCGCGACCAGCATCGCCGAGACCTCCCTGACCATCGAGGGCGTCCGGATCGTGGTCGATTCGGGGTTGGCGCGGGTCCCGGTCTACGAGCCGGGCCTCGGCCTGACCCGGCTGGTCACGGCCCGCGCCTCCCGCGCCTCGGTGGACCAGCGCCGGGGCCGCGCCGGCCGCACCGAGCCCGGCCTGTGCTGGCGGCTCTGGTCCGAGGCCGGCACCAACGCCCTGGAGCCGTTCACGCGGCCCGAGATCCTGTCGTCCGACCTCGCCGGGCTGCTCCTCGACTGCGCCGCCTGGGGCGTGACCGACCCGGGCGCGCTCGCCTTCCTCGACCCGCCGCCGGCGCCGGCCCTGGCGGAGGCCCGCGCCCTGCTGAGTGAGCTGGGCGCCCTCGACGCCGACGGCCGCCTGACGCCGGTCGGCGCGCGCCTGCGGGCGCTGCCGCTGCCGCCGCGGCTCGCCCGGATGGTGACGGTCGCGGCCGGTACCGGCCAGGCGCGGGCCGCGGCCGACCTCGCCGCCGTGCTGGTGGAGCGGGGCCTTGGGGGCGACGGGGTCGACCTCGACGACCGGGTCGAGCGCTTCCTCCGCGACCGGGGCGGGCGCGCCGCCGACATGCGCCGGCTCGCCGAGAACTGGGCCCGGAACGCCGGGGCCACCGGCCCCGCGAGCCCGGATGCCGGTCCGGCCGCCGCCGGGCCGCTCCTGGCACTCGCCTATCCCGACCGGGTCGCCCGGGCGCGCGGCCGCGAGGGCGAGTTCGTGATGGCGAGCGGTCGGGCCGGGCGCCTCGACCCGGCGAGCCCGCTCGCCCGCGAGACCCATCTGGTGGTCGCCGACCTCGCCGGATCGGCCGGGAACGCCCGGATCCTGGCCGCGGCGGCGATCGGCACTGAGGCGATCGAGCGCCTCTTCGCCGACCGGATCGAGTCGCGCACCGAGATCGCCTTCGATCCGCAGGCGGCCGCCCTGCGGGCGCGGGCGGTCCGGCGGCTCGGCGCGGTCAGTCTCGGGTCACGGCCGCTGCCGGTGCCGCCCGATACGGACAGCGCCGCGATCCTGGCGCGCGGCATCGCCGATCTCGGGATCGACCGCCTGCCGTGGACGCAGGCCCTGGCGCAGTGGCGGGCCCGGGTGACCTTCTTGCACGCCGCCGACGGCGTGGCTTGGCCCGACCTGTCGGACGACGCCCTGGCTCGCACCGCGGAGACGTGGCTGGCGCCTGCCCTAGTGGGGCGCGCCGCCCTGGCGTCGGTCACGGCGAGCGACCTCGCGGACGCCCTCCAGGCCCTGCTGCCCTGGGACCTGCGCGCGCGGCTCGACGCGGAGGCGCCGACCCATGTCGAGGTGCCGACCGGCTCCCGCATCCCGGTGGATTACACGGCCGAGGAACCGGCGCTGGCGGTCCGAGTCCAGGAGCTGTTCGGCCTCGACCGGCATCCCAGGGCCGGCGGCCGGCCGCTGGTCCTGCACCTGCTGTCGCCGGCCCAGCGGCCGATCCAGATCACGCGGGACCTGCCGGGCTTCTGGCGCGGTTCCTGGGCGGCGGTGCGGTCCGAGATGCGCGGGCGCTACCCGCGCCATCCCTGGCCGGAGGACCCGCTCAGCGAGGCCCCGACCCGCCGGGCCAAGCCCCGGGAAACCTGA
- a CDS encoding carboxymuconolactone decarboxylase family protein: MTLRRRALTLAALALALPLATPLATVAARAQDRLPTIPPQDYTPEQKQAAEAFAQARGKPPFGPFEPLMYSPEVMMLARSMGDYLRFKPKIGTTLSELVILMTARRWTQDYEWYVHAPIAEKAGISADIIAAIRDGRRPAKMSDDETLVYDFTAELQDTKRVSDATFARAEARFGKPGVVDLAAISGYYTFLAMELNAARYPIPADGKPLPRMPE; the protein is encoded by the coding sequence ATGACCCTCCGCCGCCGCGCGCTGACTCTGGCCGCCCTCGCCCTGGCCCTGCCGCTGGCGACCCCGCTGGCGACCGTGGCGGCGCGGGCGCAGGACCGGCTGCCGACCATCCCGCCCCAGGACTACACGCCCGAGCAGAAGCAGGCGGCCGAGGCCTTCGCGCAGGCGCGCGGCAAGCCGCCCTTCGGGCCGTTCGAGCCGCTCATGTACTCGCCGGAGGTGATGATGCTCGCCCGGTCGATGGGCGACTACCTCCGCTTCAAGCCGAAGATCGGCACCACGCTCTCGGAGCTGGTGATCCTGATGACCGCCCGCCGCTGGACGCAGGACTACGAGTGGTACGTCCACGCGCCGATCGCCGAGAAGGCCGGCATCTCCGCCGACATCATCGCGGCGATCCGCGACGGCCGCCGGCCGGCGAAGATGAGCGACGACGAGACCCTCGTGTACGATTTCACCGCCGAGCTCCAGGACACGAAGCGCGTCTCCGACGCGACCTTCGCCCGCGCCGAGGCCCGGTTCGGCAAGCCCGGCGTCGTCGATCTGGCGGCGATCTCCGGCTACTACACGTTCCTGGCGATGGAGCTGAACGCGGCCCGCTACCCGATTCCCGCCGACGGCAAGCCGCTGCCGCGCATGCCCGAGTGA
- a CDS encoding YoaK family protein, whose amino-acid sequence MLVHEGETRTPEADRALALSLAGVAGALNTAGFYAVGLYASNMTGNVSAISDRTGTGDLLLALQAGLLVVLFVLGAATATLLIRRRRRGHRPGAYAYGVCAEAILLVAVGLVVLPLHEPARSHALVLGLSFVLGLQNAAVTKISESRVRTTHVTGMITDIGIELARWLDRGPSGADPLKPHDPERLRLYLLTVGAFLAGGVVGVVAYRLVGVALLFAAAAILAGLALPALRR is encoded by the coding sequence ATGCTGGTCCACGAAGGCGAGACGCGTACCCCCGAGGCCGACAGGGCGCTCGCCCTCTCCCTCGCCGGGGTGGCCGGCGCGCTGAACACCGCCGGCTTCTACGCGGTGGGCCTCTACGCCTCGAACATGACCGGGAACGTCTCGGCCATCTCGGACAGGACCGGCACGGGCGACCTGCTCCTCGCCCTGCAAGCCGGTCTGCTCGTCGTCCTGTTCGTGCTCGGCGCCGCCACCGCGACGCTGCTCATCCGTCGCCGCCGTCGCGGGCACCGACCGGGCGCCTACGCCTACGGGGTCTGCGCGGAGGCGATCCTCCTCGTCGCCGTCGGCCTGGTCGTGCTGCCGCTCCACGAGCCGGCGCGGAGCCACGCCCTGGTACTCGGCCTGAGCTTCGTCCTGGGCCTTCAGAACGCGGCCGTGACCAAGATCTCCGAATCGCGGGTGCGGACCACGCACGTGACCGGCATGATCACCGACATCGGCATCGAACTCGCGCGCTGGCTGGACCGCGGCCCATCCGGCGCGGATCCACTCAAGCCCCACGATCCGGAGCGGCTGCGGCTGTACCTGCTGACCGTCGGCGCCTTCCTGGCGGGCGGTGTGGTGGGGGTCGTGGCCTACCGCCTCGTCGGCGTGGCCCTGCTCTTCGCGGCGGCCGCGATCCTGGCCGGCCTCGCCCTCCCGGCGCTCAGGCGGTGA
- a CDS encoding FAD-dependent monooxygenase → MPSGSPSLRIGIVGAGIGGLTAALALSDAGHAVTVIERRTGFSEVGAGIQISPNASRVLAGLGLSAALRRAASEPPAVEVRALDSGRRIGGVALGAQAQSRFGAPYYVIHRADLQTLLLDALRSRSTIRLMMGRTVTAVSQTTSEAVLTVEGASGAQPVAFDLAIGADGLRSRLRAHLDSAPLRPGQAAAWRALIPMEAVPQDLRGGATGLWLGRGRHVVHYPVRDGQFLNVVAVVPEAVGDEGWGRLGEPAVLRGHLRGSAAPLRDLLSLPDSWLVWSLADRAVARPLARDRLALIGDAGHPVLPYLAQGAALAIEDAAILTRALADNADVPAALAAYSGARTARVRRVQKAARSNGRTYHAGGVVAFLRNAVMARLGPDGMRDRYAWLYGWTPPA, encoded by the coding sequence GTGCCTTCTGGCAGTCCATCTCTGCGGATCGGGATCGTCGGGGCCGGGATCGGCGGCCTGACGGCGGCGCTGGCGCTGTCGGATGCCGGCCACGCCGTCACGGTGATCGAGCGCCGGACCGGCTTCAGCGAGGTCGGGGCCGGGATCCAGATCTCGCCCAACGCGAGCCGGGTTCTGGCAGGCCTCGGGCTCTCGGCGGCCCTGCGCCGGGCGGCGAGCGAGCCGCCGGCGGTCGAGGTGCGGGCCCTTGACAGCGGCCGCCGCATCGGCGGCGTGGCGCTCGGCGCGCAGGCGCAGAGCCGCTTCGGCGCGCCCTACTACGTGATCCACCGCGCCGACCTGCAGACGCTGCTGCTCGACGCGCTCCGGAGCCGCTCGACCATCCGCCTGATGATGGGGCGCACCGTCACGGCCGTGTCCCAGACGACGTCCGAGGCCGTCCTCACCGTCGAGGGCGCGAGCGGGGCCCAACCGGTCGCCTTCGACCTCGCGATCGGCGCGGACGGGCTGAGGTCCCGGCTGCGCGCGCATCTCGATTCGGCGCCGCTCCGCCCGGGTCAGGCCGCGGCGTGGCGCGCGCTCATCCCGATGGAGGCGGTCCCGCAGGACCTGCGCGGCGGCGCCACCGGCCTGTGGCTCGGCCGCGGCCGGCACGTGGTGCACTACCCGGTGCGGGACGGCCAGTTCCTCAACGTGGTGGCGGTGGTGCCCGAGGCGGTGGGCGACGAGGGCTGGGGCCGGCTCGGGGAGCCGGCCGTGCTGCGCGGGCACCTGCGCGGCAGCGCCGCGCCGCTGCGCGATCTCCTGAGCCTGCCGGATTCCTGGCTGGTCTGGTCGCTCGCCGACCGGGCCGTGGCGCGCCCGCTCGCCCGCGACCGGCTCGCGCTGATCGGCGATGCCGGCCACCCGGTGCTGCCCTATCTCGCGCAGGGGGCCGCCCTGGCGATCGAGGACGCCGCGATCCTCACGCGCGCCCTCGCAGACAACGCCGACGTTCCGGCCGCGCTCGCGGCGTATTCGGGCGCGCGGACCGCACGGGTGCGACGGGTTCAGAAAGCGGCGCGGAGCAACGGCCGGACCTACCACGCCGGCGGCGTGGTGGCGTTCCTGCGCAACGCCGTGATGGCCCGTCTCGGCCCGGACGGCATGCGCGACCGCTACGCCTGGCTGTACGGTTGGACGCCCCCCGCTTGA
- a CDS encoding zinc-finger domain-containing protein, translated as MAGKAVPHFHNEPGVPVITVGVKEFMCIGALPPFDHPHVFLDMGADSEIICQYCSTLYRYRAGLKADEAEPQACVWRDDAKVAAE; from the coding sequence ATGGCAGGCAAGGCGGTACCGCACTTCCACAACGAGCCGGGCGTGCCGGTGATCACCGTGGGCGTGAAGGAGTTCATGTGCATCGGCGCGCTGCCGCCGTTCGACCACCCGCACGTGTTCCTCGACATGGGCGCCGACAGCGAAATCATCTGCCAGTACTGCTCGACGCTCTACCGCTACCGGGCCGGCCTGAAGGCCGACGAGGCGGAGCCGCAGGCCTGCGTGTGGCGGGACGACGCCAAGGTCGCGGCGGAGTAG
- the map gene encoding type I methionyl aminopeptidase: MQQEQASAQGARRAPEPPIHGPEGFEGMRRAGRLTAEALDLLMEATQPGVTTEELDKLAYTFAMDHGAYPASLLYRGYPKSICTSINHVVCHGIPNDKPLREGDIVNLDICLILDGWHGDSSRMAYVGEVPRKAQRLCEITYEALMRGVAAVKPGGSTNDIGRAIQSYAEGERCSVVRDFCGHGLGRTYHDAPTILHYVEASYDVPFKPGQFFTIEPMINLGRPAVKVLGDGWTAVTRDRSLSAQFEHTVGVTETGVEIFTISPKGLHQPVNPAA, encoded by the coding sequence ATGCAGCAGGAACAGGCCAGTGCGCAGGGTGCGCGCCGCGCCCCGGAACCGCCGATCCACGGTCCCGAGGGTTTCGAGGGCATGCGCCGGGCGGGTCGGCTCACCGCCGAGGCCCTCGACCTGCTGATGGAGGCGACGCAGCCCGGCGTCACCACCGAGGAACTCGACAAGCTCGCCTACACCTTCGCCATGGACCACGGCGCCTATCCGGCCTCGCTGCTCTACCGCGGCTATCCGAAGTCGATCTGCACCTCGATCAACCACGTGGTCTGCCACGGCATCCCCAACGACAAGCCGCTGCGCGAGGGCGACATCGTCAACCTCGACATCTGCCTGATCCTCGACGGCTGGCACGGTGATTCGAGCCGGATGGCCTATGTCGGCGAGGTGCCGCGCAAGGCCCAGCGCCTGTGCGAGATCACCTACGAGGCGCTGATGCGGGGCGTCGCCGCCGTGAAGCCCGGCGGATCGACCAACGACATCGGCCGGGCGATCCAGTCCTACGCCGAGGGCGAGCGCTGCTCGGTGGTGCGCGATTTCTGCGGCCACGGCCTCGGGCGCACCTACCACGACGCGCCCACGATCCTGCACTACGTCGAGGCCAGCTACGACGTGCCGTTCAAACCCGGCCAGTTCTTCACGATCGAGCCGATGATCAATCTGGGCCGGCCCGCCGTGAAGGTCCTGGGCGACGGCTGGACCGCCGTGACCCGCGACCGCTCGCTCTCCGCCCAGTTCGAGCACACGGTCGGTGTCACCGAGACCGGCGTCGAGATCTTCACGATCTCGCCGAAGGGGCTGCACCAGCCCGTCAACCCGGCCGCCTGA